The genomic interval GCTTCCCATATTAACAATTACACCCGATTGTTGCTTCTTCATATAAGGGACAACAGCTTTTATGCAATGAAACATCCCTTTTACATTTACATTGAGAAGGGAATCCCACAATTCATCTGTTACGGCGTCTAAGTCATCCATAGCTATTTGAGCTGTAATACTCGCATTGTTTACTAAACCATCGACCTTCCCAAATGTTGAAACAGTTTGGGATACCATATTAATCACTTCGTTTTCTATCGCTACATTCGCTCTATAAGCAAATGCTGCTCCTCCTTGCTGTGTAATTTCATTGACGACTTCGGTAGCTTCTTTTCTCGATCGGCTATAATTAATAATAACTTTTGCACCAGCAGCTGCTAATTTCAAAGCTGTTGCTCTACCAACACCAGTACCACCGCCAGTTATTATAACTACTTTATCTTTTAATTCCATTCTAAATCATCCTTACTTTGTTTAATTTATATATTCTATTATGCTTTTATTAATATGAGGAGTATAATACTGAATAATGATGAAGGTATTATTTTAAATGATACCAGTGAGAGGAATGTTATTCTTGGAAAGTCATGATTTGTGGATTTTTAAACATGTTGCAGAACTGCAATCAGTATCTAGAGCTGCAGAAAAATTGGGCTATGTACAACCTAATGTCAGTCAGCGAATTAAGAGTTTAGAAGATGAACTAGGTGTTAGATTATTTATGCGTAATAATAGAGGAGTAACATTGACCGAGGAAGGAAAAGTTTTATTAGATTATACAAATCAAATTTTAAAACTAATGGATGAAGCCAAGTTATTAATTAACCCCAAAAAATGGAGGGAACCTTTAACACTTGGTGCATCCCAAACGATTTCTGCAGTTAGAATTCCTCAGCTATTTTCTTCTTTTTTAAGGGAACATAAAAATATTGATGTAAAAGTAAAAACGCATGATAAGAAAAAGTTACAGGAAATGCTTTCTTATGGAGAACTTGACGGTGTTTTTATAAATGGTGCATATAATTACCCACAGTTCGAAACCGTTTATAGTTATTTTGAGAAAATCGTACTCGTTTTACCTCAACATAGTCAATTTGAAAAGAAGCATGAACAAACGTTAATTGTTAATAGTGATCCAAATTGCATATATAGAAACAAAACGTTAGAATTTTCCAAGGAGAATAACTTCTATGATCCGGCTATCATTGAGTTTGATTCACTTGAATCAATTCTGCAAGCAGTTCAAGATGGACTTGGTATCAGTATAATACCGGCAGACGTTGCAAAAAATCGAACAGAAATACAATCAATTCAATATAAAGAACTATCTGAAACAATCAAGATTGATTTTATAATC from Metabacillus sediminilitoris carries:
- a CDS encoding SDR family NAD(P)-dependent oxidoreductase is translated as MELKDKVVIITGGGTGVGRATALKLAAAGAKVIINYSRSRKEATEVVNEITQQGGAAFAYRANVAIENEVINMVSQTVSTFGKVDGLVNNASITAQIAMDDLDAVTDELWDSLLNVNVKGMFHCIKAVVPYMKKQQSGVIVNMGSVAGTTGIGSSIPYAATKSAIHTMTRSLAIALAPYIRVNCISPGAVDTRWWSGNEEKMYQLAGNLPLKRISTPNDIAEAILFQLTQESVTGQVFTIDNGQTL
- a CDS encoding LysR family transcriptional regulator — protein: MESHDLWIFKHVAELQSVSRAAEKLGYVQPNVSQRIKSLEDELGVRLFMRNNRGVTLTEEGKVLLDYTNQILKLMDEAKLLINPKKWREPLTLGASQTISAVRIPQLFSSFLREHKNIDVKVKTHDKKKLQEMLSYGELDGVFINGAYNYPQFETVYSYFEKIVLVLPQHSQFEKKHEQTLIVNSDPNCIYRNKTLEFSKENNFYDPAIIEFDSLESILQAVQDGLGISIIPADVAKNRTEIQSIQYKELSETIKIDFIIKHRKQQPQGLKKFIHFLKRK